One Helicobacter pylori NQ4053 genomic region harbors:
- a CDS encoding D-alanine--D-alanine ligase, with protein sequence MEFCVLFGGASFEHEISIVSAIALKGVLKDRIKYFIFLDENHHFYLIEESNMHSKYFAQIKEKKLPPLILTHNGLLKNSFLGAKIIELPLVINLVHGGDGEDGKLASLLEFYRIAFIGPRIEASVLSYNKYLTKLYAKDLGIKALDYVLLNEKNRANALDLIGFNFPFIVKPSNAGSSLGVNIVKEEKELSYALDSAFEYSKEVLIEPFIQGVKEYNLAGCKIKKDFCFSYIEEPSKQEFLDFKQKYLDFSRTKAPKADLSNALEEQLKENFKKLYNDLFDGAIIRCDFFVIENEVYLNEINPIPGSLANYLFDDFKTTLEHLAQSLPKTPKIQVKNSYLLQIQKNK encoded by the coding sequence TTGAGCATGAAATCAGCATTGTGAGTGCGATTGCGCTTAAAGGAGTGTTAAAAGACAGGATTAAATATTTTATTTTTTTAGATGAAAACCATCATTTTTATTTGATTGAAGAATCCAACATGCATTCAAAATACTTCGCTCAAATCAAAGAAAAAAAATTACCCCCCCTAATCCTTACGCATAATGGCTTGCTCAAAAACTCGTTTTTAGGCGCTAAGATTATAGAACTGCCACTAGTAATCAATCTCGTGCATGGGGGCGATGGCGAAGACGGGAAATTAGCGAGCTTGTTGGAATTTTATCGCATCGCTTTTATAGGCCCTAGGATTGAAGCGAGCGTGCTGAGTTATAACAAATATTTAACCAAGCTTTACGCTAAAGATTTAGGAATAAAGGCTTTAGACTATGTGCTTTTGAATGAAAAAAACCGCGCTAACGCCTTGGATTTGATTGGGTTTAATTTTCCCTTTATTGTGAAACCCAGTAACGCCGGAAGCTCTTTAGGGGTGAATATTGTGAAAGAAGAAAAAGAATTAAGTTACGCTTTAGACAGTGCGTTTGAATATTCTAAAGAAGTTTTAATAGAGCCTTTCATTCAGGGGGTGAAAGAATACAATTTAGCCGGCTGTAAGATCAAAAAGGATTTTTGTTTTTCCTATATTGAAGAGCCTAGCAAACAGGAATTTTTGGATTTCAAACAAAAATATTTGGATTTTTCACGCACCAAAGCCCCTAAAGCGGATCTTTCTAACGCCCTAGAAGAACAATTAAAAGAAAATTTTAAAAAACTCTATAACGATTTGTTTGATGGCGCGATCATTCGTTGCGATTTTTTTGTTATAGAAAATGAAGTGTATCTTAATGAGATCAACCCCATTCCTGGCAGTTTGGCGAATTATTTGTTTGATGATTTTAAAACAACGCTAGAACATTTAGCGCAATCATTACCCAAAACCCCTAAAATCCAAGTTAAAAACTCTTATTTGTTGCAAATCCAAAAGAATAAATGA
- the estV gene encoding lipase EstV: MAKRSIAYLDSVFDISYTFIDNHSPLNALFLHGWGSSKEIMQQAFQGCFLNYNHLYVDLPGFNQSPNDEKVLETKDYANIINLFLKSVGKKAHVAFGHSFGGKVAILCENERMVLLSSAGILEPKPLKVRCKILLAKIFKKLGLNLGFLRSKDAMGLNQVMYETFKKVISEDFSEHFKRCEKEVLLFWGKDDKATPLSSAQKIQTLLKKSELFVLEGDHFFFLNQAKEIEKLVENYHHAKS, translated from the coding sequence ATGGCCAAACGCAGTATCGCTTATTTGGATAGCGTTTTTGACATTTCCTACACTTTTATAGATAACCATAGCCCTTTAAACGCCTTGTTTTTGCATGGCTGGGGGAGCTCTAAAGAAATCATGCAACAAGCGTTTCAAGGCTGTTTTTTGAATTATAATCATTTGTATGTGGATTTGCCCGGCTTCAATCAAAGCCCTAACGATGAAAAAGTCTTAGAGACTAAAGATTATGCTAATATCATTAATTTATTCTTAAAAAGCGTGGGTAAAAAAGCGCATGTAGCCTTTGGGCATAGTTTTGGAGGGAAAGTGGCGATTTTGTGTGAAAACGAACGGATGGTTTTATTGAGTAGCGCTGGGATATTAGAGCCAAAACCCTTAAAAGTGCGTTGTAAAATCCTTTTAGCTAAAATCTTTAAAAAATTAGGCTTGAATTTAGGGTTTTTGAGAAGTAAGGACGCTATGGGGCTTAATCAAGTGATGTATGAAACCTTTAAAAAAGTAATTAGCGAAGATTTTAGCGAGCATTTCAAACGATGCGAGAAGGAAGTTTTATTATTTTGGGGTAAAGATGATAAAGCAACCCCCTTAAGCTCCGCTCAAAAAATACAAACCTTGTTGAAAAAGAGCGAATTATTCGTGTTAGAAGGGGATCATTTCTTTTTTTTAAACCAAGCAAAAGAGATTGAAAAACTAGTGGAGAATTATCATCATGCAAAGTCTTAG
- a CDS encoding Mur ligase family protein: MQSLSWLNLAFCWLFITGLGYYMMTLLQWYHYSVFRILTKHHKMRWHGIYFLLPLGVFILSYAFKMPFVFDFFCGVIQMPMLIIWAKRNDKPLVFTPRVKRFFIFLLLFLILHEILNIELVPLNGISLALGYWCLFIFVLSASLIFEKALSKQYLQTAKDKIASLEHLKVIAITGSFGKTSTKNFLLQILQTTFNAHASPKSVNTLLGIANDINQNLDDKSEIYIAEAGARNKGDIKEITRLIEPHLAVVAEVGEQHLEYFKTLENICETKAELLDSKRLEKAFCYSIEKIKPYAPKDSPLIDVSSLVRNIQSTLKGTSFETLINGVWESFETKVLGEFSAYNIASAILIAKHLGLETERIKRLVFELKPINHRLQLLEVNQKIIIDDSFNGNLKGMLEGIRLASLYEGRKVIVTPGLVESNTESNEILAQKIDGVFDVAIITGELNSKTIASQLKTPQKILLKDKAQLENILQATTIQGDLILFANDAPNYI; this comes from the coding sequence ATGCAAAGTCTTAGTTGGCTGAATTTAGCGTTTTGTTGGCTCTTTATAACAGGGCTTGGCTATTATATGATGACTTTATTGCAATGGTATCATTACAGCGTGTTTAGGATCTTAACCAAGCACCACAAAATGCGTTGGCATGGGATTTATTTTTTATTGCCTTTGGGGGTGTTTATCCTATCGTATGCTTTCAAGATGCCGTTTGTTTTTGATTTCTTTTGCGGCGTGATTCAAATGCCCATGCTCATTATCTGGGCCAAACGCAACGACAAGCCTTTAGTTTTCACGCCAAGGGTGAAGCGCTTTTTCATCTTCTTATTACTCTTTTTAATCTTGCATGAAATCTTAAATATAGAATTAGTCCCTTTGAATGGGATTTCGCTCGCGCTTGGCTATTGGTGTTTATTTATATTCGTTTTAAGCGCTTCTTTAATCTTTGAGAAAGCCTTATCCAAGCAATATTTACAAACCGCTAAAGACAAAATCGCCTCTTTAGAACATTTAAAAGTCATCGCCATTACCGGAAGCTTTGGGAAAACCAGCACCAAAAATTTCTTGCTTCAAATCTTACAAACCACATTCAACGCGCATGCAAGCCCCAAAAGCGTCAATACCCTTTTAGGCATTGCGAACGATATTAACCAGAATTTAGACGATAAGAGTGAAATCTATATCGCTGAAGCCGGGGCAAGGAATAAGGGCGATATTAAAGAAATCACCCGCCTTATTGAACCTCACCTTGCCGTGGTCGCAGAAGTGGGCGAACAGCATTTAGAATATTTTAAAACTTTAGAAAATATTTGCGAGACTAAAGCGGAATTATTGGATTCCAAACGCTTAGAAAAAGCCTTTTGTTACTCTATAGAAAAAATCAAGCCCTACGCCCCTAAAGATAGCCCTTTAATAGATGTTTCTAGCTTGGTTAGAAACATCCAATCCACTTTAAAAGGCACTTCTTTTGAAACGCTTATCAATGGCGTTTGGGAAAGCTTTGAAACGAAGGTTTTAGGGGAGTTTAGCGCTTATAATATCGCTTCAGCTATTTTAATCGCTAAGCATTTAGGCTTAGAGACAGAAAGGATCAAACGGCTTGTTTTTGAGCTTAAGCCTATTAACCATCGTTTGCAACTGTTGGAAGTGAATCAAAAAATCATTATAGACGATAGCTTTAACGGGAATTTAAAGGGCATGTTAGAGGGCATTCGTTTGGCGAGTTTGTATGAAGGGCGTAAAGTCATCGTAACACCGGGCTTAGTGGAAAGCAATACAGAAAGTAATGAAATTTTAGCGCAAAAAATAGATGGGGTTTTTGATGTCGCTATCATCACAGGGGAGTTGAATTCCAAAACGATTGCTTCACAATTGAAAACCCCCCAAAAAATCTTACTCAAGGATAAGGCGCAATTGGAGAATATCTTACAAGCCACCACGATTCAAGGCGATTTGATTTTATTCGCTAATGACGCCCCTAATTACATTTAG
- a CDS encoding HIT family protein has translation MQHLYAPWRESYLKEKNKSCVFCEISQNTTKDSENRVLYRNSDLFVVMNAYPYNPGHLLIVPHAHQASVELLELNTWLNMNKLVPKVLKALYAYGAQGINLGLNLHRNAGAGIPEHLHMHLVPRFLGDSNFMSVIAQTRVCGIDLNETYLALKNLLEKELH, from the coding sequence ATGCAACATTTATACGCTCCTTGGCGCGAAAGTTATTTGAAAGAGAAAAATAAGAGTTGTGTCTTTTGTGAAATTTCTCAAAACACTACAAAAGATTCAGAAAACAGAGTGCTTTATAGAAATAGCGATCTCTTTGTGGTGATGAACGCCTACCCTTATAACCCCGGGCATTTGTTGATCGTCCCTCATGCGCATCAAGCGAGCGTTGAACTTTTAGAGCTTAATACTTGGCTGAACATGAATAAATTAGTGCCTAAAGTGTTAAAAGCGTTGTATGCTTATGGCGCTCAAGGGATCAATTTAGGTTTGAATTTGCACAGAAACGCCGGAGCAGGAATCCCTGAGCATTTGCACATGCATTTAGTGCCTAGGTTTTTAGGCGATAGCAATTTTATGAGCGTTATCGCTCAAACTAGGGTGTGCGGGATTGATTTAAATGAAACCTATCTTGCGTTAAAAAACTTATTAGAAAAGGAGCTTCATTGA
- a CDS encoding ribose-phosphate pyrophosphokinase, whose translation MKARGFKTKMRGFKIFSGSAHPAFGKEVSKHLGFPLSKAVIGKFSDGEINIQISESVRGKDIFIIQPTCVPVNDNLMELLVMVDALRRSSANSITAVLPYFGYARQDRKAAPRVPITAKMVANLMQEVGIERIITMDLHAGQIQGFFDVPVDNLYGSIVFRDYIRSKALKNPVIASPDVGGVTRARYFANQMGLDLIIVDKRREKANESEVMNIIGSAKERDVILVDDMIDTAGTICKAALALKEQGATSVMALGTHAVLSGNAIKRIKESALDEVVVTNSIPLVQKCDKITTLSVASLFAEVIRRIYHNESVQSLFT comes from the coding sequence ATGAAGGCTCGTGGTTTTAAGACAAAGATGCGTGGTTTTAAGATTTTTTCAGGGAGCGCTCACCCTGCATTTGGCAAAGAAGTGTCAAAGCATTTAGGCTTTCCCTTATCCAAAGCGGTGATAGGCAAATTCAGCGATGGCGAAATCAATATCCAAATCAGCGAATCGGTGCGCGGTAAGGATATTTTTATCATCCAGCCCACTTGCGTGCCGGTCAATGACAATTTAATGGAATTGTTAGTCATGGTAGATGCTTTAAGGCGCAGTTCGGCCAATTCTATCACAGCGGTGTTGCCGTATTTTGGCTATGCCAGACAGGACAGGAAAGCAGCTCCAAGAGTGCCTATCACGGCTAAAATGGTCGCTAATTTGATGCAAGAAGTGGGGATTGAAAGGATCATTACGATGGATTTGCATGCCGGGCAAATCCAAGGCTTTTTTGATGTGCCGGTGGATAATTTATACGGATCTATCGTCTTTAGAGACTATATCCGCTCTAAAGCGTTAAAAAACCCTGTGATCGCTAGCCCTGATGTGGGTGGGGTTACAAGAGCCAGGTATTTTGCCAATCAAATGGGCTTAGATTTAATCATCGTGGATAAGCGCCGTGAAAAAGCTAATGAAAGCGAAGTGATGAATATTATCGGCTCAGCCAAGGAGCGCGATGTGATTTTAGTGGATGACATGATTGATACCGCAGGCACGATCTGTAAAGCCGCTTTGGCTTTAAAAGAGCAAGGGGCGACTTCTGTCATGGCGTTAGGCACGCATGCGGTTTTGAGCGGGAATGCGATCAAGCGCATTAAAGAAAGCGCGTTAGATGAAGTGGTGGTAACTAACTCTATCCCTTTAGTTCAAAAATGCGATAAAATCACCACCTTAAGCGTAGCGTCCTTATTTGCGGAAGTGATCAGAAGGATTTATCATAACGAAAGCGTCCAATCGCTTTTCACTTAA
- a CDS encoding FtsW/RodA/SpoVE family cell cycle protein: MALDKRIWMHFDLLPFVFIIPLLVVSFVLIFESSAVLSLKQGVYYAIGFLLFWIVFFIPFRKLDRWLFVFYWACVILLALVDFMGSSKLGAQRWLVIPFTSITLQPSEPVKIAILLLLAHLIKINPPPFKGYDWGMFLKLSFYICLPAALILKQPDLGTALIVLIMGFGILLIVGLRTRVWFPLFIALLVASPIAYHFLHDYQKKRIADFLSEKPNYHVMQSIIAIGSGGFLGKSKEACTQTKFKFLPIATSDFIFAYFVERFGFLGAMLLFAIYIGLSLHLFFYLFESNSDWFLKIVALGISTLIFVYSSVNIAMTLGLAPVVGIPLPLFSYGGSSFITFMILFAILENLLAFRYIFGYNSRPSFGNFGFLAQLVRALGS; the protein is encoded by the coding sequence ATGGCATTAGACAAAAGGATTTGGATGCATTTTGATCTTTTGCCTTTTGTGTTTATTATCCCCTTGTTGGTGGTTTCTTTTGTATTGATTTTTGAGAGCAGCGCGGTTTTGAGCTTGAAACAAGGGGTTTATTATGCAATAGGGTTTCTTCTCTTTTGGATCGTGTTTTTTATCCCTTTCAGGAAGCTCGATCGGTGGCTCTTTGTGTTTTATTGGGCGTGCGTTATTTTATTAGCGTTAGTGGATTTTATGGGATCTAGCAAGCTTGGGGCGCAACGATGGCTAGTCATTCCCTTTACTTCTATCACTCTACAGCCTAGCGAACCCGTGAAAATCGCTATCCTTTTATTGTTGGCGCATTTGATTAAAATCAACCCGCCTCCTTTTAAGGGCTATGATTGGGGTATGTTTTTAAAGCTCAGTTTTTACATTTGCTTACCGGCGGCTTTGATTTTAAAGCAGCCCGATTTAGGCACGGCCCTTATTGTTTTAATCATGGGTTTTGGGATTTTACTTATCGTGGGCTTAAGGACTAGGGTGTGGTTCCCTCTTTTTATCGCTCTTTTAGTGGCTTCGCCTATCGCTTATCATTTCTTGCATGATTACCAAAAAAAGCGCATCGCAGACTTTCTTTCTGAAAAGCCCAATTACCATGTCATGCAATCCATTATCGCCATAGGATCGGGCGGGTTTTTAGGCAAATCCAAAGAAGCCTGCACCCAAACCAAATTCAAATTCTTGCCTATCGCAACGAGCGATTTTATCTTTGCTTACTTCGTGGAGCGTTTCGGGTTTTTAGGGGCTATGTTGCTTTTTGCGATTTATATAGGCTTGAGTTTGCATTTATTTTTTTATCTGTTTGAGAGCAACAGCGATTGGTTTTTAAAGATTGTAGCCCTTGGGATTTCTACTTTAATCTTTGTTTATTCCAGCGTGAATATCGCCATGACTTTAGGGTTAGCCCCTGTGGTGGGGATTCCCTTGCCTTTATTCAGCTATGGGGGGAGCAGTTTTATCACTTTTATGATCCTGTTTGCAATCCTAGAAAACTTGCTTGCTTTTCGCTATATTTTTGGATACAATAGCAGACCATCCTTTGGGAATTTTGGATTCTTAGCTCAGCTGGTCAGAGCGCTCGGCTCATAA
- a CDS encoding YcjF family protein, giving the protein MLKIGISQRLSFSHTQEKAGDAFFQETKGIIDEEWGFKGFVRAYVRVNSVAFSFGGLEVPVEGLEELVDETKKCLSDAIKNHFLRVQKVKIQERKQAMIAKSKKIIHVASGLAGTAEASPIPFSDMPLIAGVQKRMIHEMNDAFEVSLGKSATPTFITEISSIIALAHVERTLINGFLKFIPAAGSVAGGATAAVITEGIGFAYLKVLEKCFNNETGEVDLPGEVDMIISLFKENYLNLDTIKKLTQ; this is encoded by the coding sequence TTGCTAAAAATTGGAATATCCCAACGATTGTCGTTTTCACACACACAAGAAAAAGCCGGCGATGCGTTTTTCCAAGAAACTAAAGGGATCATAGATGAAGAATGGGGCTTTAAAGGTTTTGTCAGAGCTTATGTGAGAGTCAATTCCGTTGCCTTTTCATTTGGGGGGTTGGAAGTCCCTGTCGAAGGTTTAGAAGAATTGGTAGATGAAACGAAAAAATGTCTTTCAGACGCTATAAAAAACCATTTTTTGCGTGTTCAAAAAGTTAAGATTCAAGAAAGAAAACAAGCTATGATAGCTAAAAGTAAAAAAATTATTCATGTTGCATCAGGCCTTGCAGGAACGGCTGAGGCTAGTCCCATACCCTTTAGCGATATGCCCTTGATTGCAGGTGTTCAAAAAAGGATGATCCATGAAATGAATGACGCTTTTGAAGTGAGTTTGGGTAAATCTGCAACCCCAACATTTATAACAGAGATTTCTAGCATAATCGCTCTTGCGCATGTGGAGAGAACGCTCATTAATGGTTTCCTTAAATTCATTCCTGCTGCGGGGAGTGTTGCAGGGGGCGCAACCGCTGCCGTTATCACAGAAGGCATTGGGTTTGCTTATTTGAAAGTGCTAGAAAAATGCTTTAATAATGAAACAGGCGAAGTGGATTTGCCTGGTGAAGTTGACATGATAATCTCTCTCTTTAAGGAGAATTATCTCAACTTGGATACAATCAAGAAATTAACACAATAA
- a CDS encoding GTPase, protein MEHNGHDKLNGILRGFLGDAFTLDGKEGGLNMSKMREFIKKEKPKMNVLLMGGTGVGKSSLINALFGKEIAKAGVGKPITQHLEKYIDEQKGLILWDTKGIEDKDYHDTMQSIKKEMEDSFKTLDEKEAIDVAYLCVKETSSRFQERESY, encoded by the coding sequence ATGGAACATAATGGGCATGATAAACTGAACGGCATTTTGCGTGGTTTTTTAGGCGACGCATTCACGCTTGATGGGAAAGAGGGAGGATTAAACATGAGCAAGATGCGTGAATTCATCAAAAAGGAAAAACCCAAGATGAACGTTTTGCTCATGGGGGGTACTGGGGTGGGTAAAAGCTCGCTCATTAACGCTCTATTTGGTAAAGAAATCGCTAAAGCAGGCGTAGGAAAGCCCATCACTCAGCATCTTGAAAAATACATTGATGAACAGAAAGGCTTGATTTTGTGGGACACCAAAGGCATTGAAGATAAAGATTACCACGACACCATGCAAAGCATTAAAAAAGAAATGGAAGATTCTTTTAAAACGCTTGATGAAAAAGAAGCCATTGATGTGGCGTATTTGTGCGTTAAAGAGACTTCTTCTAGGTTTCAAGAGAGAGAGAGTTATTAA
- a CDS encoding RluA family pseudouridine synthase: MQKVFIAPTHYKRIDEFLAKELQISKNQVLNLIKEGLVFCQKKGVKKGGLALKKGDAITLVTPKIVPKPLKKELDLEIEVIFEDEDLLVLNKPPNLVVHKAPSVKEPTLVDWLEFKNYELSNLGFKERYGIVHRLDKDTSGGIVIAKNNFTHVHLSEQLKTKMMGRYYIALLSTPLKEEKMSVECYLTRNPNNRLKMIALKAAKKEKSRYSKSEFTSLLTSQNGMDLIGAKLFTGRTHQIRAHLEYLNRHIIGDNLYGLNGALSKEEIRIMLHAYLIEFKHPRSEQKLRFKVPLLKDMLEYLKKVFNKENLDEVLDEEKILHAFIAK, from the coding sequence ATGCAAAAAGTTTTCATCGCCCCTACCCATTACAAACGCATTGATGAATTTCTAGCCAAAGAATTGCAAATTTCTAAGAACCAAGTGTTGAATTTGATTAAAGAAGGGCTGGTGTTTTGTCAAAAAAAGGGGGTAAAAAAAGGGGGGCTAGCCTTAAAAAAGGGCGATGCAATCACGCTTGTAACGCCCAAAATCGTGCCCAAACCCTTAAAAAAAGAGCTTGATTTAGAAATAGAAGTCATTTTTGAAGATGAAGACTTGTTAGTGTTGAATAAGCCCCCTAATTTAGTCGTCCATAAAGCCCCAAGCGTGAAAGAGCCTACTTTAGTGGATTGGTTGGAATTTAAAAATTACGAGCTTTCTAATCTGGGATTCAAAGAACGCTATGGGATTGTGCATCGTTTGGATAAGGATACGAGCGGAGGGATTGTCATCGCTAAAAACAATTTTACCCATGTTCATTTGAGCGAGCAACTCAAAACTAAAATGATGGGGCGCTATTATATCGCCTTGCTTTCAACGCCCCTAAAAGAAGAAAAAATGAGCGTGGAATGTTATTTGACAAGAAACCCCAATAACCGCTTGAAAATGATAGCGCTCAAAGCGGCTAAAAAAGAAAAAAGCCGTTATTCTAAAAGCGAATTTACTAGCTTGCTGACTTCTCAAAATGGCATGGATTTGATAGGGGCTAAACTATTCACCGGGCGCACGCACCAGATCAGAGCGCATTTAGAATATTTGAACAGACACATCATAGGCGATAATCTTTACGGGCTTAATGGGGCGCTTTCTAAAGAAGAAATAAGAATCATGCTGCATGCCTATTTGATAGAGTTCAAACACCCTAGAAGCGAGCAAAAACTGCGCTTTAAAGTTCCCCTATTAAAGGATATGTTAGAATATCTTAAAAAAGTTTTTAACAAGGAGAATTTAGATGAGGTCTTGGATGAAGAAAAAATACTTCACGCTTTTATTGCAAAGTAG
- a CDS encoding fibronectin type III domain-containing protein — MKKKYFTLLLQSSVVLAVFIGCSSTRNHTFSALNNQENIDTKLPVVHSIKTINDVSSVGFEWPKIADTYDIDGFILYRLKKDSKLKRIATIKNPYATHYYDEGLETESSYTYQLATYKGDKISNLSDPILVKTSFINPVESVFASLEYPKSVKVFWSPHPNPSVSKYIIQRQNKEGKFLNVGAVKNRLFVEFFDKDLEDGKKYRYQVIAENFMGDKSRPSVIVEGKTKDLPKEITNVRVSQNLTRHIELSWDKSTQEDVIAYRIYASNNRNDKYKFIAQTTNTSYVDKIEKDNLTRYYKVVALDKTHLEGALPKEPAMGETADRPESPIITKGTIQDSSAFIQWENNPSAKIATYAVYRFEANSKTPLRFGNITKNQFVDKDMKVGVAYRYQVVSVDKDGLESHPSKEVRLFLER; from the coding sequence ATGAAGAAAAAATACTTCACGCTTTTATTGCAAAGTAGTGTGGTATTAGCAGTTTTTATAGGGTGTTCTTCTACCAGGAATCATACTTTTTCAGCCCTTAATAATCAAGAAAATATAGATACTAAGCTTCCGGTAGTCCATTCTATTAAAACCATTAACGATGTGAGTTCAGTGGGTTTTGAATGGCCTAAAATCGCTGATACTTATGACATTGATGGGTTTATTTTGTATCGTTTGAAAAAAGACTCCAAACTTAAAAGAATCGCTACGATTAAAAACCCTTATGCGACCCACTATTATGATGAGGGGCTAGAAACAGAGAGTTCTTACACTTACCAATTAGCCACTTACAAGGGCGATAAAATCTCTAACCTTTCAGATCCTATTTTAGTAAAAACCTCTTTTATCAATCCTGTAGAAAGCGTGTTCGCAAGCCTTGAATACCCTAAAAGCGTGAAAGTCTTTTGGAGCCCGCACCCAAATCCCAGCGTTTCTAAATACATCATTCAAAGGCAGAATAAAGAAGGCAAATTTTTGAATGTGGGGGCTGTGAAAAACCGCTTATTTGTGGAGTTTTTTGATAAAGATTTAGAGGATGGGAAAAAATACCGCTACCAAGTCATTGCTGAAAATTTCATGGGGGATAAATCCAGGCCTAGCGTCATAGTGGAGGGGAAAACCAAAGATTTACCCAAAGAAATCACTAATGTTAGAGTGAGCCAAAACCTCACACGACACATTGAATTGAGTTGGGACAAATCCACCCAAGAAGATGTGATAGCTTATCGCATTTACGCTTCCAACAACCGCAACGATAAATACAAATTCATCGCTCAAACCACCAACACTTCCTATGTGGATAAAATAGAAAAAGACAACCTTACGCGTTATTATAAAGTCGTCGCCCTTGATAAAACGCATCTTGAAGGGGCATTACCCAAAGAGCCTGCCATGGGTGAGACCGCTGACAGACCCGAATCCCCTATCATCACTAAAGGGACTATTCAAGATTCTTCAGCTTTCATTCAATGGGAAAATAACCCAAGCGCTAAAATAGCCACTTATGCGGTGTATCGTTTTGAAGCCAATTCTAAAACCCCTTTGCGCTTTGGGAATATCACCAAAAACCAATTCGTAGATAAGGACATGAAAGTGGGCGTGGCTTACCGCTATCAAGTGGTGAGCGTGGATAAAGATGGTTTAGAGTCGCACCCAAGCAAAGAAGTGCGTTTGTTTTTAGAGCGCTAA